The following proteins are encoded in a genomic region of Cataglyphis hispanica isolate Lineage 1 chromosome 1, ULB_Chis1_1.0, whole genome shotgun sequence:
- the LOC126853640 gene encoding A disintegrin and metalloproteinase with thrombospondin motifs 7-like: protein MIVLLTFLTLFIVTADGDILEKYANAPGNIYHGRYTRDIHGPELLIPRRVSDDGSFRTYSLPNFYNRREIDGRDKRSLAAIDKLHLVLPFNGIDHHVELSPYHEFISPDMVIETRGAGISTNLNEGLRFRRASDRQCHYRGTIRGHDNSRAALSLCDGVAGYLQTNHGRYFIEPVYQAEPSADGQHIHIAYKRDAPHEKKGQTNVSSKRYCGTSDNWESAWAEQLAKRQMRLIENNSLGAKRDIAISSATHSIHRYIEMGLIADRRFLDFHNNTDYEQYLLTIMNMVSDFYHDNSVGNQIDVVLVRMIYLEKEKEEIDLLISPAAEKTLESFAKWAEKMNPKDDTHPNHFDIAALVTRYDICSEETNCDLMGLAYVAAACDPEKAACINEDSGLLLGIVVAHEVGHVMGCSHDEPETSGCPSKDTDESFFIMSPIVFLYTIRWSTCSRKFITAFLESGLGECLLDNPRNPPEKFKYPNMLPGAMYNADFQCDMLFRGSKVCPQPHTTGCETLWCLTNTSCYSLGTPRADGTKCGENKWCIHKKCVDMGTRPAAVHGGWSDWGPMGPCSRTCGGGLKYSERECDRPVPANSGRYCIGERKRLFTCNTTPCDPTKPPYRAVQCSEHDNEEILTDGLHQWKPYMDPKLESCALYCINEKNTYVKISPTANDSTPCKAGTNHMCISGMCRKVGCDWMIDSDAIEDKCGICKGDGTECSLVKGEFTQTVLQSAYTKIVTIPKGASSIEVSERKPSVNILAVRLEKDKTYCINGDNREFKSGDYECAGTIIIYTHPEPDKEVVEMKGPISENIEIEYAFFDPEHNPGIDYKYYVRSINVSYTPKYMWDFVEWSACSAKCDGGTMISEASCIEEQGGRVTPNFCDGIPRPETKSRVCNQTPCPAKWRVSQWSKCNACDGKKGVRRRKVQCVRPGARPGEDDTQANLDACKGRVPRQKEECIGTRPCKIMCSKKARQSNERELVNVKKEANLSLDDQRKIIDRFVDLGLAHYLEKSHDKLHDNDKLEGVSDARDFRQLLYDWAMTNENKRKRTCETEEKFTTMKPGSIIKDSIPIENVVLLQAPYMDESLQYNLSDKAFQESGDVVGVGIDTSKQKVYKGSEAIKLIGQLNRFNVTLKPLTTSTTETENHNQSADAASEKKR, encoded by the exons ATGATCGTACTCTTGACATTTCTAACGCTTTTTATTGTGACTGCCGATGGCGatatacttgaaaaatatGCCAACGCGCCTGGAAATATATACCATGGTAG ATACACTCGAGATATTCACGGACCGGAGCTTCTGATACCGAGACGAGTGTCTGACGATGGTAGCTTCCGCACGTATTCCCTGCCGAATTTCTATAACCGCCGAGAGATCGACGGGCGGGACAAGCGATCCCTCGCGGCAATCGATAAATTGCACCTGGTGCTACCCTTCAACGGAATCGATCACCACGTGGAGCTCAGCCCGTACCATGAATTCATCTCGCCTGACATGGTGATAGAGACACGGGGAGCCGGAATCAGCACTAATCTCAATGAAGGCTTGAGATTCAGGAGGGCGTCCGATCGGCAGTGCCACTATCGCGGCACTATTCGAGGCCACGACAATTCCAGGGCAGCCCTGTCTCTGTGTGACGGCGTG GCTGGTTACTTGCAAACTAATCATGGTCGGTACTTCATCGAGCCAGTGTATCAAGCGGAACCGAGCGCGGACGGCCAGCACATTCATATAGCTTACAAAAGGGATGCACCACACGAGAAAAAAGGGCAAACGAATGTCTCATCGAAAAGATATTGTGGAACTAGCG ACAACTGGGAGTCGGCGTGGGCGGAACAGTTGGCTAAAAGACAGATGCGgctaatagaaaataattctctcgGTGCGAAGCGAGACATCGCAATATCTTCGGCCACGCACAGCATACACCGTTACATAGAAATGGGATTAATCGCCGATCGGAGATTTCttgattttcataataatactGATTACGAGCAATATCTCTTAACGATCATGAATATGGTGTCCGATTTTTATCATGACAATTCCGTGGGAAATCAAATAGATGTCGTCTTAGTACGCATGATATACTtggagaaggagaaggaggag ATAGATTTGCTCATTAGTCCAGCTGCCGAGAAAACATTGGAAAGTTTCGCGAAATGGGCGGAGAAAATGAATCCGAAGGATGATACGCATCCTAATCATTTCGATATTGCAGCATTGGTTACGAG ATACGACATTTGCTCGGAGGAAACTAATTGCGATTTGATGGGTCTCGCTTATGTCGCTGCGGCCTGCGATCCTGAAAAGGCTGCTTGCATTAATGAAGACAGTGGACTTTTGCTTGGCATCGTGGTCGCCCACGAAGTTGGTCACGT aatggGGTGTTCTCATGATGAACCAGAGACTAGCGGATGCCCATCAAAGGATACAGATGAaagcttttttattatgtccCCTATTGTCTTCCTATATACAATTAGGTGGTCGACTTGCAGTAGGAAATTTATAACAGCTTTTCTCGA gaGCGGATTGGGAGAATGTTTGCTCGACAATCCAAGAAATCCTCcggaaaaatttaagtatccAAACATGTTGCCGGGTGCAATGTACAACGCTGACTTTCAATGTGACATGCTATTTCGTGGCTCAAAAGTGTGCCCGCAAcctcat aCGACTGGCTGCGAGACTCTGTGGTGCTTGACCAACACGAGCTGCTACTCCTTAGGGACGCCAAGGGCTGATGGTACGAAATGCGGTGAGAACAAG TGGTGCATACATAAGAAATGCGTGGACATGGGCACTCGACCGGCCGCGGTTCACGGTGGATGGAGCGATTGGGGTCCCATGGGCCCTTGCAGCAGAACTTGCGGCGGTGGCCTCAAATATTCCGAGAGGGAATGCGACCGGCCCGTACCGGCCAATAGCGGCAGATACTGCATcggcgagagaaagaggctTTTCACTTGCAACACCACG CCCTGCGACCCGACGAAACCGCCGTACCGCGCTGTGCAGTGCTCGGAACACGACAACGAAGAGATACTAACGGACGGGCTCCATCAATGGAAACCGTACATGGATCCGAAATTAGAATCCTGCGCGCTCTACTGCATCAATGAGAAGAACACATACGTGAAGATCTCGCCGACGGCGAACGATTCGACACCGTGCAAAGCTGGGACCAATCATATGTGCATCTCTGGAATGTGCAGG AAAGTCGGATGCGATTGGATGATAGACTCGGACGCGATTGAGGATAAATGCGGCATCTGTAAAGGTGATGGAACAGAGTGTAGTCTGGTCAAGGGTGAATTCACTCAAACAGTGTTGCAAAGCg CTTATACGAAGATCGTAACAATACCGAAGGGAGCAAGCAGTATAGAGGTTTCCGAGAGAAAACCTAGCGTAAATATACTGGCCGTGAGACTCGAAAAGGATAAAACATATTGCATCAATGGAGACAA TCGCGAGTTTAAGAGCGGAGATTACGAGTGTGCTGGAACGATAATTATCTATACGCATCCGGAGCCGGACAAGGAAGTAGTGGAAATGAAAGGTCCGATATCCGAAAATATTGAGATAGAA TACGCCTTCTTCGATCCTGAGCACAATCCCggaatagattataaatattatgtgagATCGATAAATGTATCGTACACGCCCAAATATATGTGGGACTTTGTCGAGTGGTCAGCGTGCAGTGCTAAATGCGACGGTGGTACGATG ATATCCGAAGCGTCCTGTATCGAAGAGCAAGGTGGGCGAGTAACGCCCAACTTCTGTGACGGAATACCACGTCCGGAAACAAAAAGTCGCGTTTGCAATCAAACCCCTTGTCCTGCAAA ATGGCGAGTGAGTCAATGGAGTAAATGTAACGCTTGTGATGGGAAGAAGGGTGTGAGACGTCGCAAGGTTCAATGTGTAAGACCTGGTGCTCGACCTGGGGAAGATGATACGCAAGCAAATTTAGACGCGTGTAAAGGTCGCGTGCCGAGGCAGAAAGAAGAGTGCATAG GTACAAGACCCTGCAAAATAATGTGCTCCAAAAAAGCTCGACAATCCAATGAGCGTGAGCTCGTAAATGTAAAGAAGGAAGCAAACTTATCACTGGACGATCAGCGGAAAATAATTGACAGATTCGTCGATCTCGGTCTGGCTCATTACTTGGAGAAGAGCCATGACAAGTTGCACGACAATGACAAGCTCGAAGGGGTGAGCGACGCTCGGGACTTCCGACAGCTCCTTTACGACTGGGCGATGACAAACGAGAACAAGCGTAAGCGCACCTGCGAGACGGAGGAGAAATTCACCACAATGAAGCCTGGATCCATCATCAAGGATTCGATTCCTATCGAGAACGTTGTATTGCTGCAGGCGCCGTACATGGACGAGTCCCTTCAGTATAATCTGTCAGACAAGGCGTTCCAGGAATCCGGCGATGTTGTCGGCGTTGGCATTGACACGAGCAAGCAAAAGGTTTACAAGGGCTCAGAGGCTATCAAACTTATCGGACAGTTGAACCGTTTTAATGTGACACTGAAACCGCTCACCACTTCTACTACAGAGACTGAAAATCATAATCAATCAGCGGATGCCGCTTCAGAAAAGAAgcgttaa